In Bacteroidota bacterium, the sequence TCATACAGGGCAAACGGACAAGAACGGCAACGTCACTTTCGATAATCTCTGTCCGGGTAAGTACGTTATTCAGACGAAAGTACAGACCCCAACTGGCGTTGTGACGAAAGAGACGACGATCACAATTGGCTGTAATCAGGTGGTGAACGAATCGCTTATGCTGCCGACGCCACCACCACCACCACCTCCTCCTCCTCCTCCTCCTCCGCCGCCGCCACCAAATCCAGACTCATGCTGTCACGCGTCGATCACGCTTCACGTATATGACACATCGGCTACTTCTGCAAATACGCGCGGAACACCCGTCGCCGGAGCGACGGTGACGCTCTATGGTGCTAACGGGATAACTCACATGGGGCAGACAGATGCCTTTGGAAATGTTACGTTTACCAACCTCTGCCCGGGCCAGTATGGGATTGCCATCATGGGCAATAGTGCCGCAGGGACTGCGATCACGACCAAACTTATGGTCACGGTGGACTGCAACCAGGTCGTCAACCAGACGGTGCTCGTTTCCCCAGGCTCCGTCACTCACACTGCAATGATTAGTGGACTCGTCCTCAAAGGCCCGATTTCACCAGTGCAGAAAGCTGGTCAAACGAACGAAGCACCATTAGCTGGCGCTCAGGTTGACATTGCCGGTGCGAATGGCGTAACAGTTGCCACAGTAACCAGCGATGCAAACGGGACCTTTACGGTCCCGGTAGCTGCTGGGACATACACGCTCACGCCGCAGCCGCTTACGAATTCGATGCTGCCGCGCCCGCAAGGTTCGGTTACCGTACAGGTCGTGTCCGGTGCAACGGTGTCGGTCACATTGCACTACGATACCGGAATTCGCTAACGGGTAGCAATGCTTGACGTGCTAAGCGTGGTGTTAATTTTGAGGGA encodes:
- a CDS encoding SpaA isopeptide-forming pilin-related protein, producing the protein MKTLRFSLAAFVAAIVLIFAASSCRRSNPVGPSPTPDTCCHGSITMHVMDSASNSVGAQLGSPVGGASVTLSGPDGVSHTGQTDKNGNVTFDNLCPGKYVIQTKVQTPTGVVTKETTITIGCNQVVNESLMLPTPPPPPPPPPPPPPPPPPNPDSCCHASITLHVYDTSATSANTRGTPVAGATVTLYGANGITHMGQTDAFGNVTFTNLCPGQYGIAIMGNSAAGTAITTKLMVTVDCNQVVNQTVLVSPGSVTHTAMISGLVLKGPISPVQKAGQTNEAPLAGAQVDIAGANGVTVATVTSDANGTFTVPVAAGTYTLTPQPLTNSMLPRPQGSVTVQVVSGATVSVTLHYDTGIR